Proteins from a single region of Chryseobacterium sp. W4I1:
- a CDS encoding MFS transporter: MKKYAYIGCLGFIAVITTEFGVIGILPQIAEHYQIGVDKAGWLLSAFALIIALTGPFMTLLMSGFDRRKVMLAAISIFLFTALVSSLSPPFWLLMLVRILPAFLQPVYIATALSVAVSGADEKQANKLMGIVFIGVALAMVTTVPFATWLASVWIWESSFIIQSVVSLIALAVIYFLLPPMPVKEKKSYKSQLKILKQPTFLISTAMNFFMITAWFSTYSYFADYLDKAKGMDGTMVSYMLFLFGIIGVFSNWIAGKMLSWNVSKTTALFLSGTVIMPFLLYFSGDSLPANMISIAIWGFLYSPSFQNASTYMISSVPGSLEFANSLATSFGNLGVTLGTTLGGWMIVSKGASYNPWIGFVFGILAFLMIILRSILEKRSEKQKIILPCP, translated from the coding sequence ATGAAAAAATATGCATATATCGGCTGCCTTGGATTCATTGCAGTTATTACCACTGAATTTGGGGTCATTGGAATTCTTCCACAAATCGCAGAACATTATCAAATAGGGGTAGATAAAGCAGGCTGGCTGCTCAGTGCTTTTGCTTTGATCATTGCTTTAACGGGACCTTTCATGACTTTACTAATGTCCGGATTTGACCGCAGGAAAGTGATGCTTGCCGCCATTTCCATCTTTTTGTTTACTGCTTTAGTTTCCTCACTGTCGCCGCCGTTCTGGCTTCTGATGCTGGTGAGGATCCTTCCTGCTTTTTTGCAGCCTGTCTATATTGCCACAGCATTGTCTGTCGCTGTATCCGGTGCTGATGAAAAGCAGGCGAACAAACTGATGGGGATTGTTTTTATCGGGGTTGCCCTGGCTATGGTGACAACAGTTCCTTTTGCAACATGGCTGGCCAGTGTATGGATATGGGAATCCTCTTTCATTATCCAGAGTGTAGTCAGTTTGATAGCTTTGGCGGTTATCTATTTTTTACTTCCTCCCATGCCTGTCAAAGAAAAGAAATCTTATAAAAGTCAGCTCAAAATTTTGAAACAGCCAACATTTCTCATCAGTACTGCTATGAATTTTTTCATGATAACAGCTTGGTTTTCCACCTACAGCTATTTTGCAGATTACCTGGATAAAGCTAAAGGAATGGACGGAACCATGGTTAGTTATATGCTTTTTCTATTTGGAATCATTGGTGTTTTTTCCAATTGGATAGCAGGTAAAATGTTAAGCTGGAATGTCTCAAAAACAACGGCTCTGTTTCTTTCCGGTACGGTTATCATGCCATTTTTACTGTATTTTTCCGGAGACAGTCTGCCTGCCAATATGATCAGTATAGCAATCTGGGGATTCCTGTATTCTCCAAGTTTTCAAAATGCTTCAACCTATATGATTTCTTCTGTACCGGGTTCTCTTGAATTTGCCAACAGTCTGGCTACTTCTTTTGGAAATTTAGGGGTAACACTGGGCACTACGCTGGGAGGCTGGATGATTGTCTCAAAAGGGGCTTCCTACAATCCCTGGATAGGTTTTGTTTTCGGCATTCTGGCTTTTCTGATGATCATCCTCAGAAGTATTCTTGAGAAAAGATCTGAAAAGCAGAAGATCATTCTGCCATGTCCTTAA
- a CDS encoding DsbA family protein, producing the protein MKIEIWSDVMCPFCYIGKHNFEQALEKLPFKNEVEVEWKSFQLDPSLDVAQTQNTIEYFKEKKGFPEAQASQMINQVAQAGKAAGIDFNFEKALITNTFTAHKLLHLAKKHGKANEMEEALFKAHFIDGKNVGSIEELIALAKSLHIDKEEAREALTSDQLDYEISQDIQEAKNNGISSVPFFVLNGKYAVSGAQPAEVFADALQQTYKETVSPFKDLSKEGGASCDADGCSV; encoded by the coding sequence ATGAAAATAGAAATATGGTCAGATGTTATGTGTCCGTTCTGCTATATCGGAAAACATAATTTTGAACAGGCTCTTGAAAAGCTGCCGTTTAAAAATGAAGTAGAAGTAGAGTGGAAGAGCTTTCAGCTGGATCCAAGTCTGGATGTGGCGCAGACTCAAAATACAATTGAATATTTTAAAGAGAAAAAAGGCTTTCCTGAAGCCCAGGCTTCCCAGATGATTAATCAAGTGGCTCAGGCAGGAAAGGCAGCCGGAATTGATTTTAATTTTGAAAAAGCATTGATCACCAATACTTTTACAGCTCATAAGTTACTTCATCTTGCCAAAAAACACGGTAAAGCGAATGAGATGGAAGAAGCTCTTTTTAAAGCTCACTTTATCGACGGAAAAAATGTAGGATCTATTGAAGAGCTTATTGCTCTCGCTAAAAGCTTACATATTGATAAAGAGGAAGCCAGAGAAGCCTTAACATCAGATCAGTTGGATTATGAAATCAGTCAGGATATTCAGGAAGCTAAAAACAATGGTATTTCCAGTGTTCCCTTCTTTGTTCTGAATGGAAAGTATGCCGTATCCGGAGCGCAGCCAGCCGAAGTTTTTGCTGATGCCCTGCAACAAACCTATAAAGAAACAGTAAGTCCGTTTAAAGATCTTTCCAAAGAAGGAGGTGCGTCCTGTGATGCCGATGGATGCAGTGTGTAA
- a CDS encoding nucleosidase, protein MIKINAEAQYPVSETLFVFALDSEAGQAFEGKNKLVTGIGKVNAAIELTREIHFRKPKLIINLGSAGSKSFGKGEVVCCTKFIQRDMDVRGLGFSLYETPLSGIPPVLEYGLQMNGLKEGICGSGDSFEMNHSETDYNIVDMEAYPLALIAKKENIPFLCLKYISDDAGSDAADDWAVQVHLASEAFKKILF, encoded by the coding sequence ATGATAAAAATCAATGCCGAAGCTCAATATCCCGTTTCTGAAACCCTGTTTGTCTTTGCTTTGGATTCGGAGGCCGGACAGGCTTTTGAGGGGAAAAATAAATTGGTAACAGGAATAGGAAAAGTAAATGCTGCTATTGAACTTACCCGGGAAATTCACTTCAGAAAACCTAAGCTGATCATCAACCTGGGCTCCGCAGGAAGCAAAAGCTTTGGAAAAGGCGAAGTAGTCTGTTGTACAAAATTTATTCAAAGAGATATGGATGTAAGAGGTCTTGGTTTCAGTCTTTATGAAACTCCTTTATCCGGTATCCCTCCAGTCCTGGAATATGGTCTTCAGATGAACGGTTTGAAGGAAGGAATCTGTGGCAGCGGGGACAGCTTTGAGATGAATCATTCCGAAACAGATTATAATATTGTAGATATGGAAGCTTATCCGCTTGCCCTGATCGCAAAGAAAGAAAATATTCCTTTTCTATGCCTGAAATATATTTCTGATGATGCAGGAAGCGATGCCGCAGACGACTGGGCAGTTCAGGTGCATCTGGCTTCTGAAGCGTTTAAAAAAATATTATTTTAA
- a CDS encoding AraC family transcriptional regulator, translating to MKVTFYQPSHPVLKTYIEGYYFVEKDDRDEPVRYLTFPDNYFIVSACQNVAISQDKGWVEIRRSLSENLVLDFVSRCAVPTEIFYHQSVNEITVYFKPLGMYHFFEADGSEAMQKHIHVSDFKEISNTALNEPNRKKQIEILEEYWLSKFQQKDLTLAYAILTDFETELSIEEIAAKNKITRQYLNKISKRYLGKPASEFRKIQRFRKVLISNKKVKNLTELSYENLFYDQSHLIKDFKEFTKISPKKFFENVDIEQNNIWLFI from the coding sequence ATGAAAGTTACTTTTTACCAGCCTTCACATCCTGTTCTTAAAACATATATTGAAGGATATTATTTTGTAGAAAAAGATGATAGGGATGAACCGGTAAGATATCTTACTTTTCCTGACAACTATTTCATTGTATCAGCCTGTCAGAATGTGGCTATTAGCCAGGATAAAGGGTGGGTGGAAATCCGTAGATCTTTATCCGAAAATTTAGTGCTCGACTTTGTTTCCAGATGTGCTGTCCCCACTGAAATTTTTTACCATCAGTCTGTTAATGAAATTACTGTTTATTTTAAGCCATTGGGAATGTATCATTTTTTTGAGGCAGATGGCAGTGAGGCTATGCAGAAACATATTCATGTTTCGGATTTTAAAGAAATCTCGAATACAGCTCTAAATGAGCCCAACAGAAAAAAACAAATTGAAATACTGGAAGAGTATTGGCTTTCGAAATTCCAACAGAAAGATTTAACGTTGGCGTACGCTATATTGACTGATTTTGAAACTGAACTCAGCATCGAAGAGATAGCAGCAAAGAACAAAATAACAAGACAGTATCTGAATAAAATCTCTAAAAGGTATCTGGGCAAACCAGCGTCTGAATTCAGAAAAATTCAGAGATTTCGTAAAGTTCTGATTTCAAATAAAAAAGTAAAAAACCTCACAGAGCTCTCCTATGAGAATCTTTTTTACGACCAGTCCCATCTTATTAAAGATTTTAAAGAATTCACTAAAATAAGCCCAAAAAAGTTCTTTGAAAATGTAGATATTGAACAAAATAATATCTGGCTGTTTATCTGA
- a CDS encoding S41 family peptidase: MKKILSGIFLFLFLVSYAQSDPTQTVLSDITEKVKNYYIDKEAYKKVDSLFKNESKKGNFNSLSKKDFAAFLTQKLRTTIKDKHFFVKYLENYSPQKAVDEKEREKENNFHNSLENLGFENVQRLEGNVGYINFKGFASRESSEKTLAAAMNFIANTNSLIIDLRENGGGDNDMLLLFCSYFFDKKSDLYTTYFRNKDETVINSTQSTVSGQKYLHKKVYILTSKKSFSAAEGLAYFLQEHKLAEVIGEKTEGAANPVDHFIIQNQYLLLVPAGQIKSVISHKNWEHIGITPDHEVKAEDALKAAHIKTLKNILQTETKTELSIPEIKNLINKLEQ, translated from the coding sequence ATGAAAAAAATACTGTCCGGAATTTTCCTTTTCCTTTTTCTGGTTTCTTATGCACAAAGTGATCCTACTCAAACGGTACTGTCGGATATCACAGAAAAAGTGAAGAACTATTATATTGATAAGGAAGCCTATAAAAAAGTAGATTCTTTATTTAAAAATGAATCTAAAAAAGGTAATTTCAACAGTTTGAGCAAAAAAGATTTTGCCGCCTTTCTCACCCAAAAGTTGAGAACAACTATAAAAGATAAACACTTTTTTGTTAAATACCTCGAAAACTACAGTCCACAAAAAGCTGTTGATGAGAAAGAAAGAGAAAAAGAAAACAATTTTCATAACAGTCTTGAAAATCTTGGGTTTGAAAACGTTCAACGCCTGGAAGGGAATGTCGGCTATATCAATTTCAAAGGCTTTGCATCGCGGGAATCCAGTGAAAAAACATTGGCTGCTGCCATGAATTTTATTGCCAATACCAATTCCCTGATCATTGACCTGAGGGAAAACGGTGGCGGAGACAATGACATGCTTCTGTTATTCTGCAGTTATTTTTTCGATAAAAAATCGGATCTTTATACTACTTATTTTAGAAATAAAGATGAAACCGTGATAAACAGCACCCAATCTACTGTTTCCGGACAGAAATACCTTCATAAAAAAGTCTACATTCTGACCAGCAAAAAAAGTTTTTCCGCAGCAGAAGGTCTTGCTTATTTTTTGCAGGAGCATAAGCTGGCCGAAGTAATCGGGGAAAAAACAGAAGGTGCTGCCAATCCTGTAGACCATTTCATCATCCAGAATCAATATTTACTGCTGGTGCCAGCCGGACAAATAAAGTCCGTCATAAGCCATAAAAACTGGGAACATATCGGGATAACTCCTGATCACGAAGTAAAAGCTGAAGATGCTTTAAAGGCTGCTCATATCAAAACTTTAAAAAATATTTTACAAACAGAAACAAAAACAGAATTAAGCATACCTGAAATAAAAAATCTTATTAATAAATTAGAGCAATAA
- a CDS encoding GNAT family N-acetyltransferase, which produces MSSIIINKAGIEELETIQNIGRQTFAETFADSNSEEAMNTYLEESFSSEKVSTELNNPDSYFFIAWEEDIPVGYLKVNSGPAQTELQDETSLEIERIYVKKSHHGQKVGQLLYDKALETAKSLSKSYLWLGVWEENLRAINFYRKNGFEEFGSHTFRLGDEDQTDLMMKKILD; this is translated from the coding sequence ATGTCATCAATAATCATTAATAAAGCCGGAATAGAAGAGCTTGAAACCATTCAGAATATAGGCAGACAGACTTTTGCTGAAACTTTTGCAGACAGCAATTCGGAGGAAGCAATGAACACTTATCTTGAAGAAAGTTTCAGTTCAGAAAAAGTCAGTACAGAATTAAATAATCCAGATTCTTATTTCTTTATTGCCTGGGAAGAGGATATTCCTGTCGGTTATCTGAAAGTAAATTCCGGGCCTGCACAAACCGAACTGCAGGATGAGACCTCACTGGAAATAGAGCGTATTTACGTCAAGAAAAGCCATCATGGCCAGAAAGTGGGTCAATTGCTGTATGATAAGGCCTTGGAAACCGCTAAAAGCCTGAGCAAAAGTTATCTATGGCTGGGAGTCTGGGAAGAGAATCTGAGAGCAATTAACTTTTACAGGAAAAACGGTTTTGAGGAATTCGGAAGCCATACATTCAGGCTGGGTGATGAAGACCAGACTGACCTGATGATGAAGAAAATTTTAGATTAA